GCGTGCCGCAGTGCGCCACCGTAGTGCGCTCTTGCCACCAGCCGATCGCCTGCTGGCCGAGCCGGAGCACCGGCTCCTCGGCGTTTTCGTATTCGCACCATGGCGCCAACATGCCGCCCGCCCACCACGAGCAGCCATGCGGCCCCGGCGGGCCCGCCGGGTCGAAGACCTGGACCTCGGCGCCGCGCGCGGCCAGTTCGCTGGCGACCGCGAGGCCCGCAACGCCGGATCCGATGACTGAGAACATCGCCTCAGCTCCAGACATTGTGGAAGTGGTGCAGCGGCCCATGGCCGTGGCCGACATTCAGGCCGTCAGCGGCCGCAATCGCCTGCTGCACGTAGCGGTGCGCCTCGGCGGTGGCCTCCGCGAGCGGCAGCCCCTTTGCCAGCCCGGCGGCGATGGCCGAGGAGAGCGTGCAGCCGGTGCCATGGGTGTTGCGGGTGAGCTGGCGCGGCGCGGTGAAGCTGGCCAGAACCTCGCCGCCCGAGATCAGGATATCCTCGCAGAGCGCGCCCTCGGCGTGGCCCCCCTTCATCAGGACGGCCTGCGCCCCGCCTGCGCAGAGCGCCTTGCCCTGGTCGGTCATCTCCTCCGCGGTGCTGGCGAGGGGCAGACGCAGCAACGCGGCGGCCTCGGGCAGGTTCGGGGTCACGAGGGTCGCACGGGGGGCAAGTTTCTCGCGCAGCGCCGCCACGGCGTCAGGGGCAAGCAGAGCGTCTCCGGACTTTGCGATCATCACCGGATCGAGCACGATGGCGCCGCCATATCCCGCGAGGGCGCGGGTCACGCAGTCGATGATATCCGGCGTCGCCAGCATTCCGATCTTGACCGCGCGCACGTCGAGATCGCTCAGCACGGCGCTGATCTGCGCTTCGATGATGTCTTGCGGGATGGCGTGCACGGCAGATACGGCACAGGTGTTCTGGGCGGTCACCGCGGTGATGACGCTGGCGCCGTAGACACCAAGCGCGGACATGGTCTTCAGGTCCGCCTGGATGCCCGCCCCGCCGCTGCTGTCGGATCCGGCTATGGTCAAAGCGACATGCGCCAAAGGGTGCTCCTCCAAAAACAAGGGCACCGCGCATGGAAAACGTCCGATAGCTGTAGACCGTTCCCTACGCCGGTATTGCCCGGATCAGGTTCGATGGGTTAGCGCATTCACGCCTCTCAGCCTCTTCGAGGCACCCCAACGGTATGCAAATCCGTAGCAACGCGGCGGACCGAAGTCAAACCGGCTGGCACGATCTCGTTGTGCCCGCGCCGCACCGTCGCTGCCGCTCGGGCCTTCTAACCCTTGTCGGGGCGCCGTGTCGCGAGATCGGCGAGGCTCTGATCACGCTTGATCGCACGGGTGATCACGGAGGTCCGGGTGCGGATGACTCCGGGAAAGCGCGCGATCTCGTAGCGGATGAGAGTGTCCATCTCGGCCATGTCGCGGGCGATGACATGAAGGGCATAGTCGGCGTCGCCCGTCGTGGCATGGCATCGCCAGATCGACGGATGCCGCGTCACTTCGCGCTCGAAGGCTTCCGCAGCTTCGAAATCGAGCGTCACTGTGATGTTGGCCTCGAGCCCGAACCCCAGGGCCGCCGGGTCGAGCACGGCTTTGTAGCCGGTGATCGCACCGGCCAGCTCAAGGGCCTTGACGCGTTTCCAGACCGGGGTTTTCGACATCTGCAGCCGGTCTGACAGCTCGGCGAAAGACAGGCGCGCGTCTGCTTCGAGGAGTCCCAGGATTTTCAGATCGACGGCATCCATTCGTTCTCTCCGAT
The Alloyangia pacifica DNA segment above includes these coding regions:
- the thiD gene encoding bifunctional hydroxymethylpyrimidine kinase/phosphomethylpyrimidine kinase, whose translation is MAHVALTIAGSDSSGGAGIQADLKTMSALGVYGASVITAVTAQNTCAVSAVHAIPQDIIEAQISAVLSDLDVRAVKIGMLATPDIIDCVTRALAGYGGAIVLDPVMIAKSGDALLAPDAVAALREKLAPRATLVTPNLPEAAALLRLPLASTAEEMTDQGKALCAGGAQAVLMKGGHAEGALCEDILISGGEVLASFTAPRQLTRNTHGTGCTLSSAIAAGLAKGLPLAEATAEAHRYVQQAIAAADGLNVGHGHGPLHHFHNVWS
- a CDS encoding Lrp/AsnC family transcriptional regulator, with translation MDAVDLKILGLLEADARLSFAELSDRLQMSKTPVWKRVKALELAGAITGYKAVLDPAALGFGLEANITVTLDFEAAEAFEREVTRHPSIWRCHATTGDADYALHVIARDMAEMDTLIRYEIARFPGVIRTRTSVITRAIKRDQSLADLATRRPDKG